The genomic segment GCTGCCTGAGGCAGGAGTCGTTCCGCCTGTTCGAGCAAGGAACGTGTGCAGTCGGCAGGACTGATGTGGAGAAGATTGATGCAGACCAGAGCTGCCAGATCAGTCACGACTGACTCGGGAAGGTCCCAGGGTTGTTTCAGCACATCGAGATCCAGCGCGGTCGGCATCCGGGCGCTCAGCCCAGACGATGCGATCCAGGCATCGATGCTGCGCCGGTGCTGCGGATCCGGGTCGCTGGCTTGCCAGCGGATTCCTGGAAAGCGCGTCTGAAACGCGATGGCATGTTCGCCGCTGCCGCTCGCGATTTCCAGCACGGCCCCGGATGCCGGGAGCCAGTCAGAGAGAACGTTGGCGATCGGTTCACGGTTGCGAGCCGTGGCGGGGAAAACAAGGCGCGCGTCATCGTCGACCATCTGATCAGTCCTGGCAGGGCTTGGCCGCTGTACCGCACTGTTCACGGAGCTCGCCCAGCCAGTGCTGCAGAGCCTCGATGGCATCGGGTTGGAGCCGGTAATAAATCCATCGCCCGCTTTGACGATCGGCCAGGAGGCCGGACTCTTTCAGCACCCTGAGGTGAAAGGACAACTTCGACTGGGCAAGGTTCAGGGCACCGGTCAGTTCGCAGACGCAACGTTCGCCGGAGGCGAGACAGAGCAGGATGCGCTGCCGGTGTGGATCCGCCAAGGCCTTGAGCAGCAAGGTCGCCTGCTGATTTTGTAGCGGCCCAGAGGAGGCAGGAATCGCCGTTGGTTGTTGCATCAAAATAAATTGATTGGTA from the Synechococcus sp. KORDI-100 genome contains:
- a CDS encoding DUF938 domain-containing protein, yielding MVDDDARLVFPATARNREPIANVLSDWLPASGAVLEIASGSGEHAIAFQTRFPGIRWQASDPDPQHRRSIDAWIASSGLSARMPTALDLDVLKQPWDLPESVVTDLAALVCINLLHISPADCTRSLLEQAERLLPQAAPLIIYGPFKRGGCHTSESNADFDQSLKERNPCWGVRDLEWVLELATEQNAFELEACISMPANNLSIVLSRNQSLP
- a CDS encoding helix-turn-helix transcriptional regulator, with the protein product MQQPTAIPASSGPLQNQQATLLLKALADPHRQRILLCLASGERCVCELTGALNLAQSKLSFHLRVLKESGLLADRQSGRWIYYRLQPDAIEALQHWLGELREQCGTAAKPCQD